GGCGATCAACGCCGGCATCGACATGGTGATGGTGCCCGACGACTGGAAGGCATTCATCGCCAACACCATCGCGCAGGTGGAGAAGGGGGAAATCCCGATGGCGCGCATCGACGATGCGGTCAGCCGCATCCTGCGGGTCAAGCTGCGCGCTGGCCTGTTCGAGCACACACCTTCGGACAGTCGCTACGCCGGTGACGCCAACGCCGTGCAGCACCGCGCGCTGGCGCGCCGGGCGGTGCGTGAGTCGCTGGTGCTGCTGAAGAACGAAGGCAGCGCGCTGCCGTTGCGCCGCGACGCGCGGGTGATGGTGGTGGGCAAGAGCGCCGACAACCTGTCCGACCAGGCCGGTGGCTGGTCGCTGACCTGGCAGGGCACCGAGAACACCAACGCCGATTTCCCCAACGCCGATTCGGTACTGGGTGCGCTGCGCGCCGAACTGGGCACACAGCAGGTGGCCTACAGCGCCGACGGCACCGGGCTGGATCCGAGCAGGTTCGATGTGGTGGTGGCGGTGGTGGGCGAAACCCCCTACGCCGAAACCAACGGCGACATCCTGGCCTCCGATTCGGTCAGCCACAGCCGCGCCTACCCGCAGGACCTGGTCGTGCTGCGCGCGGCGCAGGCCAGTGGCAAGCCGGTGGTGACCGTGTATTTCTCCGGCCGCCCGATGTACACCAACGACCTGCTCAACCTGTCCCAGGCGTTCGTGGCCGCGTGGCTGCCGGGCAGCGAAGGCCGTGGCATCACCGACGTGCTGGTGGCGGGCAAGGACGGCAAGCCCACGCACGACTTCCGCGGCCGGTTGAGCTTCCCGTGGCCGGGCGTGCCGTGCCCGGCGCCGATTGACCGGCCCGACCCGAAGCGCCCGCCGCTGTTCGCGCTGGGTCACGGCCTGGCCTACACCGCGCCCGGCACGCTGACGCGCCTGCCCGAAGCCAATCCGGACAACTGCGGCGAGGTGACCACGCTGCCGATCTTCAACCGTGCCGATACCCCGCCGTTCGCATTGCACGTGGCTGCCAACGGCGCCACCCAGCCGCTGGGCAACGACCTCAACGCCACACTGCGCTGGCCGACCGCCACGCCGGTGGTGCAGGTGCGCACCGTGCAGGTGAACACCCAGCAGGATGCCAAGGAAGTCACGTGGCGGGCACCGGCGCAGTTGATCGCGCGCAGCACCTCGCGGCGCAACCTGGGCGCGCTGGCGCGCAACCACGGCGCGCTGCAGTTCGACGTGCAGCTGGTGCAGCGCCCGGCATCGCCGGTGACGGTGAGCATGCAGTGCGGCACCGGGTGCGAAGGCGGCGTGGATATCGCGCCACTGCTGACCACGCTGGTGCCGGGCCAGAAGCAGACCGTGACCGTGCCGCTGGCGTGCTTTGCCAAGCGCGGCGTGGACTTGGGGGCGGTGGAAGCACCGTTCGTGGTGAGTGCCGACACGCCGTTTGCCGCGGCGTTCACCCAGGTGCGCGTGTCGGTGAATGCAGACAAGGCGCCGGGCGTGGTGCGCTGCCCGTAGAGCCGGGCTCTGCCCGGCTGGCGCGCGTTGGCCGTAGAGCCGGGCTCTGCCCGGCTGGCGTTCGGCGGGGCTGCGTGGAGCCGGCCAGCGGCCGGCACTACCCGGGTGTGGGTGTTCGTGCGTGGAGCCGGCCAGCGGCCGGCGGTACCCGGGTGTGGGTATTTGTGCGTGGAGCCGGCCAGCGGCCGGCGGTACCCGGGTGTGGGTATTTGTGCGTGGAGCCGGCCAGCGGCCGGCGGTACCCGGGTGTGGGTGTTCGTGCGTGGAGCCGGCCAGCGGCCGGCGGTACCCGGGTGTGGGTATTTGTGCGTGGAGCCGGCCAGCGGCCGGCACTACCCGGGTGTGGGTGTTTGTGCGTGGAGCCGGCCAGCGCGGCCGGCGGTACCCGGGTGTGGGTATTTGTGCGTGGAGCCGGCCAGCGGCCAGCAGCACCGCGTCGCTCTCAACAAAAAAGGCCCCGCAGTGCGGGGCCTTTTTCTGTTCGCCTGGAACGCGTATCAGCGCTTCATCGAACCGAAGAACTCGTCGTTGGACTTGGTGTTCTTCATCTTGTCGAGCAGGAATTCCATCGCGGCCATTTCATCCATCGGATGCAGCAGCTTGCGCAGGATCCAGATCTTCTGCAGCAGTTCCGGTTCGATCAGCAGGTCTTCGCGACGGGTACCCGAGCGGTTGATGTCGATCGCCGGGAACACGCGCTTTTCAGAGATGCGACGGCTCAGGTGCACTTCGCTGTTGCCGGTGCCCTTGAACTCTTCGTAGATCACCTCGTCCATCTTGCTGCCGGTATCGACCAGCGCGGTAGCGATGATGGTCAGGCTGCCGCCTTCCTCCACGTTACGCGCGGCGCCGAAGAAGCGCTTCGGACGGTGCAGGGCGTTGGCGTCCACACCACCGGTGAGCACCTTGCCGGAGCTGGGCACCACGTTGTTGTAGGCACGCGCCAGGCGGGTGATCGAGTCGAGCAGGATCACCACGTCCTTCTTGTGCTCGACCAGGCGCTTGGCCCGCTCGATCACCATTTCGGCAACCTGCACGTGGCGCGCAGCCGGTTCATCGAAGGTGGAGCTGATGACTTCGCCGCGCACGGTGCGCTGCATTTCGGTCACTTCTTCCGGGCGCTCATCGATCAGCAGCACGATCAGGTGCACGTCCGGATGATTGGTGGTGATCGCCGTGGCCACCTGCTGCATCATCATCGTCTTACCGGCCTTGGGCTGGGAGACGATCAGCGAACGCTGACCCTTGCCCTGCGGTGCCATCAGATCGAGGATGCGGCCGGTGATGTCTTCGGACGAGCCGTTGCCGCGTTCCAGGGTGAAGCGCTTGCGCGGGAACAGCGGGGTCAGATTTTCGAACAGCACCTTGTTCTTCGACGCTTCCAGCGGCTCACCATTGATGGTGTCCACGATCGACAGCGCGAAGTAACGCTCGCCGTCCTTCGGGAAGCGGATGCGGCCGGACAGGTGGTCGCCGGTGCGCAGGTTGAAGCGGCGGATCTGGCTGGGCGAAATGTAGGTATCGTCCGGGCCGGCCAGGTAGCTGGCTTCGGCGGCACGTAGGAAACCAAAGCCGTCGGGCAGGATTTCCAGCACGCCGTCGGCGGCAACGCCGTCGCCATGGCGGGTGAGCACCTTGAGCAGGGCGAAGATCACGTCCTGCTTGCGGGCACGTGCCACGCCTTCGGAGATCTGCAGCTGCTCGGCAATTTCCAGCAGCTTCTGCGCCGGCATGCGCTTGAGGTCGCTCAGCGAATAGACCGGGAAGCCTTCGGGCACATTGGCCTGCTGGCTGCGCACGAACGGCTGCTGTTCGCCGTTGTCCTGCGGCATGCCGTCGTCGTTGTAGCGATCGCCACCGCGATTGCGGTCACGGCGATTGCGGAAACGATCACGGCGGTTGCCCTGACCCTGACCCTGACCTTGGTTCTGGCCTTGGCCCTGGCCTTGACCCTGCTGGTACGGGTTCTGCCCGCCCTTGGGGGTGTTGTTGCCGTTCTGGTTGCGCTGGCCACCGTCGCCGGTGTCCTGTTGCGCATTGCCCTGGGCAGAGGAGGCGTCGCCGGTAGAGGCGGACGGTGCCTGCTGCGGCGCCGACGGAGCGGCGACCGGCGCCGGCGCGTCATGCGCGGCAGCCAGGGGCAGTGCAGGCTGGGAGGGGGGAGAACCTGCCTCGGCAGCGGTGTTGGCGGCGGCCTTGGCGACGCGCGGCTTGCGCACGCGCTTCTCGGCGGGCGCGTCGGCGCTCCCGGGTTCGGAAGTAGTGATATCGGACAAGTGCTGGATTCCTCGCTAGAAGGTGCGAGCGCCCGGCAGGGCAGCGAACGTTGGGAAAGGATTCTGGAAAGAACGTCGTCCAGAAGATGCGGCGCGCGAATGCGGCCGGATGCTGCCGACACTAACACCGGCTCGCGGCGGTGCGCAAGCCGGGTGGGGCAGGGTCATTCATGCGGGGCAGGGCCCGCGGGCAGCCGGCAGGGGCCGACTGCCTGCTGCGATCAGGCCAGCGCCTTGTCCAGCATGCCGGCCAGCTGGGCCTTGCCGACCGCGCCGATCTGCTGCGCCTGGACCTGGCCGTCCTTGAACACCAGCAGCATCGGGATCGAGCGCACGTGGTACTTGGCGGCCAATGCGCGGTTCTGGTCCACGTTGACCTTGGCGATCTTGGCGCGGCCGTTGTAGGCGTCGGCCAGTTCGTCCAGGGCGGGGGCGATCATCTTGCACGGACCACACCACTCGGCCCAGAAATCGACCAGCACCGGTTCCTTGGAATTCAGCACTGCGCTATCGAAGTCGGCATCGCCGACATGTACAACCTTGTCGCTCATCTTGGTTTCTCGTCTGGAAATGCACCCGGCCGAGCCGGAGGAGGTTGAATTTGGACGCCACCGGAAGGTGCCATCCGCGTCTGCTGCCTCGTGGCCGCGAGGGCGGCCAGCGGTGCGCCAGGTGGATGCCTGGTCGCTCACGGCGGGCAGTGTACCCCTATCGTCGCGGCCGGGCAGGTGCTGCCTGAAACCCAGCATCCCGTGATTGGCGCCCTGCATTGATGGGGCAGTCCTTCTCTATATGCGGGCGTGTGCGACCGCCTCCAGTGGCCGTGGCGCGCACGTTCAACTGGCGGCAGGCGCGGTGAAAACACGTGAAAACTGGTGCGCCGACACCCGGCACCCAAGGTGGCAGCCCACCGCTGGCGGGCTGTCTCAGCCATCCGTGCGACGGCAGGAGCCGGTTTGGCGCCGACATTGCGCTAAACTGCGCCATTGTGCGGCGCCCCTGGACCGGTAGGTCCGGCCCCGTCCAACCCCGGCGCAGGGCCCGCAATGGCGACGGTGCCCCCCAAGATTGCAAGCCTCCCGCGCACCGCTGCCGGGGCGGCCTTACCAAGACGGACACATGAGCGACAAACCGCTGACCGATTTGACCTTCTCCTCCTTCGAGCTGCACCCGGCCCTGCAGGCCGGCCTTGAAGGAGCCGGATTCACCCGTTGCACGCCCATCCAGGCGCTGACCCTGCCGGTCGCGCTGCCCGGCGGCGACGTCGCCGGCCAGGCCCAGACCGGCACCGGCAAGACCCTGGCCTTCCTGGTCGCGGTGGTGAACCGCCTGCTGACCCGTCCGGCACTGGCCGACCGCAAGCCGGAAGACCCGCGCGCGCTGATCCTGGCCCCCACCCGCGAACTGGCGATCCAGATCCACAAGGATGCGGTCAAGTTCGGTTCGGACCTGGGCCTGCGCTTCGCGCTGGTCTACGGCGGTGTGGATTACGACAAGCAGCGCGAGATCCTGCAGCAGGGCGTGGACGTCATCATCGCCACCCCGGGCCGCCTGATCGATTACGTCAAGCAGCACAAGGTGGTGTCGCTGCACGCCTGCGAAATCTGCGTGCTCGACGAAGCCGACCGCATGTTCGACCTGGGCTTCATCAAGGACATCCGTTTCCTGCTGCGCCGCATGCCCGAGCGCAGCACGCGCCAGACGCTGCTGTTCAGCGCCACGCTCAGCCACCGCGTGCTGGAGCTGGCCTATGAGCACATGAACGAGCCGCAGAAGCTGGTGGTGGAAAGCGAGTCGATCACCGCCGCGCGCGTGCGCCAGCGCATCTACTTCCCGGCCGACGAAGAAAAGATCCCGCTGCTGCTGGGCCTGCTGTCGCGCAGCGAAGGTGCGCGCACCATGGTCTTCGTCAACACCAAGGTGTTCGTCGAGCGCGTGGCCCGTTCGCTTGAAAAGGCCGGCTACCGCGTGGGCGTGCTGTCCGGCGACGTGCCGCAGAAGAAGCGTGAGAGCCTGCTCAACCGCTTCCAGAAGGGCCAGCTCGAAATCCTGGTGGCCACCGACGTGGCCGCCCGCGGCCTGCACATCGACGGCATCAAGTACGTCTACAACTACGACCTGCCGTTCGACGCCGAAGACTACGTGCACCGCATCGGCCGTACCGCACGCCTGGGCGAAGAAGGCGATGCGATCAGCTTCGCCTGCGAGCGCTACGCGATGGGCCTGCCGGACATCGAGGCCTACATCGAGCAGAAGATCCCGGTCGAAGCGGTCACCAGCGAAATCCTGACCTCGCTGCCGCGCCCGGAACGTGCGCCGGCCGAAGCGGGCGAGGACGGCGACGAGAACGAGAGCGTTGGCCAGATCTTCCGCGAGGCACGCGAAGCGCGTGCGGCCGAAGAACAGCGCCGTGGCGGTGGCAGCAGCAGCGGTCGCGGTGGCAAGCCGTCGGCCGGTGGCCGTGGCGAACGCCGCGCACCGGGCGAGCGCAGTGCCGACGGCAAGCCGCGCCGCGAGCGCAAGCCGCGCGTGGAAGGCGACGCCCCGGTCGAGGGCGAGGTCAAGCCGCAGGCCGCGGTCGCCCAGGCCGCCGTTGCCCCGGCGGACGCCCCGAGCGCCGCCGACAGCCCGGCCGTGGAAGGCGAGCGCGCCCCGCGCAAGCGTCGTCGTCGTCGCCACGGCCGTCCGGTCGAAGGCGCCGAAGGTGCCGCACCGCAGGCATCGGTGACCCCGGTGCAGGTGACCGCCAAGCCGATGCGTGGCACCCCGGCCGCCGATCCGGGCGCGTCGTTCCTGACCCGCATCGGTCGCAAGATCCGCCGGATGCTGTCCGGTAGCTGATCGGAATTGCCGATCAGCGGGTGGCACCCGACCGTTGGTCGGGTGGCGTGCCCGCCGTGCCGACCGTGGGTCGGCACCCACCCCACCTGCACGCCGCCACCCTCGTCCTGCATAATCAGGGGATGAGCGTCCTGCGTTTTGACAATGTCAGCAAACAATATGCCGGCGGCCACCAGGCACTGGTGGACGTCAGCTTCGATGTCGCCCCCGGGGAAATGCTGTTCGTCACCGGTCACTCCGGTGCGGGCAAGAGCACCCTGCTCAAGTTGATCCACCTCGACGAGCGGCCCAGCCGCGGCGCGGTGATCTTCAACGAGCGCAACCTGCTCAAGGTGCGTGGCGGCAACATCCCCCGGCACCGTCGCGAGGTGGGCGCGGTCTACCAGGACCACCGCCTGCTGATGGACCGCAGCATCGCCGAGAACGTCGCCCTGCCGCTGATCCTGCGCGGCACCCGCCGCGCCGATATCGGCAAGCGGGTGCGCTCGGTGCTGGAACGGATGGGCCTGGGCCACCGCGAAAAAGCCCTGCCGTCGCAGCTGTCGGCGGGTGAGCAGCAGCGGGTGGGCATCGCCCGCGCGATCGTCAGCGAACCGCGGCTGCTGGTGGCCGACGAACCCACCGGCAACCTCGACCCCACCCTGGCGGCGGAAATCATGGCGTTGTTCGCCGAGCTTCCCGAGCGCGGCACCAGCGTGCTGGTGGTCAGCCACGACCTGGCCCTGCTGCGGCACATGCGCAAGCGCGTGCTGATCCTGGACCACGGCAAGCTGATCGACGACATCTCGCCGCAGGACCTGGCCGAATGAACGCACCCACCAACAAGGACGCCGCGGCACCGTCGCGCCTGGGCGTGTGGCTGCATCACCACGGCCATAGCGTGGTCTTCAGCCTGGGCCGCGCCTGGCGCAAGCCGTGGGCCACGCTGCTGACCATCATGGTGATGGCGCTGGCCCTGGCCCTGCCGTTGGGCCTGTCCATCGCGCTGGACAACCTCACCCATTTCGCCGGCAGCGTGCAGCAGTCGCGCGACATCAATCTGTTCCTCAAGACCGACACCGACGCGGCGGCGGCCGGGCAGGTCGCCGATTCGTTGCGTGGCCGGGCCGATGTGGCCAACGTCACCGTGCAGACGCCGGAGCAGGGCCTGCAGGAACTGCGCGACGGCGCCGGCCTGGGCGAGGCGATCGATGCGCTGCACGACAACCCGCTGCCCACGCTGCTGATCGTCACCCCGAAGGCGGGCGCCGACGACGCGCGCCTGGCGCAGTCGCTGGAAGGCCTGCCGCAGGCCGACCTGGTGCAGCACGATGCGCTGTGGCGCAAGCGCCTGGACGCCTGGCTGGGCTTCGGCGCGCGGCTGGTACAGGTGCTGTCGGTGTTGCTGGGCCTGGGCGCCGCACTGGTGGTGGGCAATACCGTGCGCCTGGACATCCAGGCGCGCCGCGAGGAAATCGGCGTGCTGCAGTTGCTGGGCGCCAGCGACGGCTTCATCCGCCGCCCGTTCCTGTACCTGGGCGCGTGGTACGGGCTGGGGGCCGGCGCGGTGGCGCTGGCGCTGATCGGCGTGGCCGGCCTGGCCTTGCGCCCGCCGCTGGCCGCGTTGTCTGAAAGTTATGCCAGCCCGTTCGTGTTGCACGGGTTGGATCTGCTGCATTCATCGTTCGTGCTGGTCGGCACCGTGGTGCTGGGCTGGCTGGGCGCGTGGCTGGTGACGGGGCATTTCCTGCGCCAGACCCGACCGACCGAAACCTGAGGCCCGCATGCGCCCGCAAGCCCTGAAGCACCTGGTCGACGATGCACCGCGCGTGATGGTGGTCGACGGCTCCAAGCTGGTCCGCAAGTTGATTGCCGATGTGCTGCAACGCGAATTGCCGGCGGTGGAGGTGGTGGGCTGCGCGAGCATCGAAGAGGCGCGCAACGCCCTCGCAGCCGGGCCGGTGAACCTGGTCACCACCTCGCTCACGCTCAGCGACGGCGACGGCCTGGCGCTGGCGCGGCTGGTCCGCGAAACCGCCGGGCAGGCCTACGTGCCGGTGATCGTGGTATCCGGCGATGCGCAGCAGCACCTGGAACAGCGCCGCTTCACCGACTACGTCACCGATTATTTCGACAAGGCGCTGGGCCATGAGGCGCTGGCCACGTTCATCCGTGGCTATGTGCAGCCGGAAACCATTCCCGGCGCCACCATCCTGTATGTCGAAGACAGCCGCGTGGTGGCCGAGGCGACCAAGCGCATGCTCGAACGCCAGAGCCTGCGCGTGCTGCATGTGATGACCGCCGAGGAAGCCTTCGCGCTGCTCACCGCCGAATCGCTGGGCCGCAGCAGCCACCGCATCGACCTGGTGCTCACCGACGTGACCCTCAAGGGCGAGCTGAGCGGGCTGGACGTGGTCGAGCGCGTGCGCGTGGATTTCGGCTACGGCAAGCGCCGCCTGCCGGTGCTGGTGATGACCGGTGATGGCAACCCGCTCAACCAGTCCGGCCTGCTGCAGGCCGGTGCCAACGACCTGGTGCAGAAGCCGATCGAAGAGCGCCTGCTGGTGACCAAGGTCCTGTTCCAGCTGCGCCTGTCGCGGCTCAATGAAAAACCCCTGGTGCGATGAACGACGACGCAACCCCCAGCATCCAGCTTGAACCGAGCTGGAAGGCACGTATTGGTGAGTGGCTGCTGCGTCCGGACATGCGCGACCTGTCCAGCTTCCTGCGCCAGCGCAAGGCAGCCGGTGCGCAGGTGTTCCCGCCCGGCCCGCAGATATTCGCCGCCTTCGATGCCACCCCGTTCGAGCAGGTCAAGGTGGTGATCCTGGGGCAGGACCCGTACCACGGCGCCGGCCAGGCCCATGGCCTGAGTTTCTCGGTGATGCCCGGCGTCCCGGTGCCGCCGTCGCTGCTCAATATCTACAAGGAAATCGAAGCCGACCTGGGGATTCCGCGCCCGGACCACGGCTGCCTGCTGCCGTGGGCGCGCCAGGGCGTGCTGTTGCTCAATGCGGTGCTGACCGTGGAGGCCGGGCAGGCCGGTGCGCACCAGAAGCGCGGCTGGGAAGGGTTCACCGACCATGTCGTGGACACCCTCAACCGTGAACGCGACGGGCTGGTGTTCATGCTCTGGGGCAGCTACGCGCAACAGAAGGGCAAGGTGATCGACACCGGCCGGCATCGGGTGCTGAAGGCACCCCATCCGTCGCCGTTGTCGGCGCACCGCGGTTTCCTGGGGTGCCATCACTTCTCGATGGCCAATGAATACCTGCAGCGCCGCGGCCAGACGCCCATCGACTGGTCGCTGCCGCCGCGCGCGGCGCTGTAATCCGGGCCGGCAACAGGCCGGCAGCCACGCGTTACTCCGTCAACATTTCCATGATCGCGCGCGCCACCTGACGCTTGCGCGCGGGCATGCGCCGCAATAACGACAGAATCTCGGTTTCCTGGGCGGTACGTGCTGCTTCCACCGGCAACGCGTCCGGCAAAGGCAGGTCCACGCCGTCCTCCGGACGCCCGGGACCGCGCCCCGTGGCCAGCCATTCAAAATGGACTTGCGTCACAATTGCGATGCAGGCAAGGTGTTGCACGCTCGGGAATGTACCGCCTTCCCGTTCCCACTGCGCTACGGCACTGCGTCGCACGCCGGCCGCCAACGCCAGCTGCGCCTGGGACAGGCCAGCCGTTAGTCGGGCTCGCCGGATTCTGTCGCACATGGCCTGCATTTAGTGCCCCCTTTCCCTGTTCGGTAAGCCCTGCTTCCCTGGAAGTGATTCTTTTCCCGCGTGTACAGAATCGCTGTCGCCGCCTGCTGCATCCGGGGTAATCGTGCGACGCCGACCCGCCAGCAAGCGCCACTGTCCCCCTATTTCACGCCGTCTTGTTTGACGGAATTTTCGTTGCCCCGCATTAATCGGCCCGAACCGGACATAAACGCATTCCCAAGCGGGAAACGGCACCGGCAGGGCACGATCAGAACGACGACGGAGTAACTCCGCCGCCACGGTCGAACTCTGCCAAAAATCGGCGGAGACGCATGTATGGTTAATGTGAAAGGCGTGAACGTTCCGTCAGTGCGTTGGCAGTCATGGCTGCTCCTTGCACTACTGGCGGTGCTTTCATGCCTGGGGCAGGCCAAGGCGCAATCGGCCTGTACCGCCGGCGCCTGCGTCAGTGCCGGTCCGCGCCTGGCCTCGGTGGATTCCACCCAGAGTCCGGTGCTCAACCTGCTGTTCGGCGCGCTGCTGCCGGGCACCAGCCTCAACCTGAGCGTGGCCGATTGGAACAACCTGGCCGGCGCCAACATCAACCTCAACGCCTTGCTGACCCAGCTCAACGGCGGGGTGGTGGTGAGCGATCCCAGCCAGGTGCTCAACGCCAACATCACCCTGGGCCAGTTGCGCGCGGCGATGGTGCAGGTGCTGCAGGCCGACGGCCAGACCGCCGCGGCCAACGTGCTCAACGCACTGCCGCTGGGCGTGGCCGGCACCACCGGCAACATCCGCCTGGCCGACCTGCTGCAGATCGCCCTGCCCACCGGATCGCTGGCCATCGTGCGCCTGAACGTACTGGACCTGCTGACCGGCGGCGTGCAGCTCTACAACTTCCGCAACGTGCTCACCACGCCAACGCCGATCACCGTCGACACCGCGGCGCTGGGCCTCAACGGTGTGGCCAACGTGCGCCTGTGGCTGCAGGTGATCGAACCGCCGGTCTACAGCTGCGGCACGGTGGGCGCGGCGTTCCACAGTGCGGCCATCCGCATCAAGCTCGACCTGGACCTGGTGCAGGGACTCAACACCGGCACGCTCAGCGCGGCGCTCAACGGCCTCAACCTGCTGGGGGTGTCGCTGTCCAACACCAGCATTACCGCCGACGTGCTGCACCTGCAGCTGTATGCCGACGTGGCGCGTGCCGAAGGCTCGATCTCGGCGGTGAACCTGGTAGGCAACGCGGTCACGCTGCAGGCGCGCCCGGGCCTGGTGAACCTGTATGTCGGCCAGATCAGCGACGCCACCTTCTTCAACCGCAGCACCGTGCTCACCGACACCGCCCTGACCGCCGCCACGCTGACCTCGCTCAGCGTGAAGGTGCGGGTGGCGGCCAACGTGCTTGGCCTGCTCACGCCGATCGCCGACATCACCGTGCCGCTGACGGTCAGCGTGCGCAGCTTCGCTACCGCCACGCCAGGGCTGCAGAGTGCCAGCTTCACCGGGCCCTATCCCCAGACCCGCACGCTGACTGCCGGTACGGTGAGCGCGGCCACGATGGTGTCCACGCTGGTCAACTCGTTGAACATCCAGGTCACCAGTGGCAACCCCACCGTGACCCTGCTCGGCGGCATCCCGCTGCCGCTGCCGGTGGCCGACCTGGTCAACGGCATCGTCAACACGCTGCTTACGCCCATCCGCTCCGCCGTCAACGTGCTGGTCACCCCCGTGCTGACGGCCGTGCTCGGGGGCCTGGTCGACAACCTGCTGGCGCTGCTGGGCATCCGTATCGGCCAGGCGGTGTTCACCGTGGAAGGCATCACCCAGGCCTGCGCGGCGACGCTGCAGCTGGTCAAGGACCTGCAGCCCACCAGCGACACCGGCCGCTTCAACCTGTCCATCACCTACAACGGCAGCACGGTGGGCTCGGCCAGCAACGTGGGCAACAACGGCGCCACCGCGGCGGTGATCACCGTGCCCGGCGGCAGCTACGCGCTGGCCGAAGCCGCCGCCGCCGGCACCACGCTGGCGCGCTATGCCAGCAGCTGGCAATGCACCGACCAGAACAACACCGTGGTGTCTTCCGGCAGCGGCGGCAGCTTCACCCTGCAGGCGCCGGCGATGACCGCCACCGCCGTGACCCTGGTGTGCCGCATTACCAACCGCACGCGCCAGGCCGAGCTGTCGATCACCAAGAGCGACGGCAGCGGCACCTACACACCAGGCGGCACGGCCACCTACACGCTGCTGGTGCGCAACGACGGGCCCGACCCGGTCACCGATGCCGTGGTGGCCGACAACCTGCCCAACGGCATCACCTTGCGGGGCGCCTGGACCTGCAGTGCCACCAGCGGCAGCACGTGCGCGGCGGCCAGTGGCGGTGCGGTGGGCGGCAACGCGGTCAGCGTGGGCGTGAACCTGATCAATGGGGGCCAGGCAACGATCAGTGTGCCGGTCAGCTTCAGCAGCAACCCGGGCGCGTACTAGCACCCAGGGCGGTACCGCAGTGGGCGTGGGGATGACCCCGCGCCGGGGATGGACACGATCACCGCTTCGAGGATGAGCGCATGGCAGCACGCCGCACGCAGGGCAGGGCACGCAGGGCATCGGCCGGCATCGCGCACGCGGTGGCGCTGTTGGCGTTGCTGCTG
This is a stretch of genomic DNA from Stenotrophomonas rhizophila. It encodes these proteins:
- a CDS encoding glycoside hydrolase family 3 protein; this encodes MNSPNKTLLGSCLLLALAAPVAAAPASGERLQDWPRVTSAIASDAAIEARVKQIVAQMTLAQKVGQMTQPEIKTITPAQVRQYYIGSVLNGGGSWPGMNKHATVADWLKLADAYRAASLATDARTPVPVIWGTDAVHGHNNVHGATLFPHNIGLGAAGDAELVERIGEATARATRATGIDWVFAPTLAVAHDPRWGRTYESFSSDPARVREYARAYVKGAQGRFGDDGNVVATAKHYIGDGATDNGRDQGEALVDKATMVNVHGQGYYGALGEGVQTVMASFNSWNDRTGRVDYGKMHGNKALLTDALKDKMGFDGFVVSDWNGIAQVPGCRNDSCAQAINAGIDMVMVPDDWKAFIANTIAQVEKGEIPMARIDDAVSRILRVKLRAGLFEHTPSDSRYAGDANAVQHRALARRAVRESLVLLKNEGSALPLRRDARVMVVGKSADNLSDQAGGWSLTWQGTENTNADFPNADSVLGALRAELGTQQVAYSADGTGLDPSRFDVVVAVVGETPYAETNGDILASDSVSHSRAYPQDLVVLRAAQASGKPVVTVYFSGRPMYTNDLLNLSQAFVAAWLPGSEGRGITDVLVAGKDGKPTHDFRGRLSFPWPGVPCPAPIDRPDPKRPPLFALGHGLAYTAPGTLTRLPEANPDNCGEVTTLPIFNRADTPPFALHVAANGATQPLGNDLNATLRWPTATPVVQVRTVQVNTQQDAKEVTWRAPAQLIARSTSRRNLGALARNHGALQFDVQLVQRPASPVTVSMQCGTGCEGGVDIAPLLTTLVPGQKQTVTVPLACFAKRGVDLGAVEAPFVVSADTPFAAAFTQVRVSVNADKAPGVVRCP
- the rho gene encoding transcription termination factor Rho, translated to MSDITTSEPGSADAPAEKRVRKPRVAKAAANTAAEAGSPPSQPALPLAAAHDAPAPVAAPSAPQQAPSASTGDASSAQGNAQQDTGDGGQRNQNGNNTPKGGQNPYQQGQGQGQGQNQGQGQGQGNRRDRFRNRRDRNRGGDRYNDDGMPQDNGEQQPFVRSQQANVPEGFPVYSLSDLKRMPAQKLLEIAEQLQISEGVARARKQDVIFALLKVLTRHGDGVAADGVLEILPDGFGFLRAAEASYLAGPDDTYISPSQIRRFNLRTGDHLSGRIRFPKDGERYFALSIVDTINGEPLEASKNKVLFENLTPLFPRKRFTLERGNGSSEDITGRILDLMAPQGKGQRSLIVSQPKAGKTMMMQQVATAITTNHPDVHLIVLLIDERPEEVTEMQRTVRGEVISSTFDEPAARHVQVAEMVIERAKRLVEHKKDVVILLDSITRLARAYNNVVPSSGKVLTGGVDANALHRPKRFFGAARNVEEGGSLTIIATALVDTGSKMDEVIYEEFKGTGNSEVHLSRRISEKRVFPAIDINRSGTRREDLLIEPELLQKIWILRKLLHPMDEMAAMEFLLDKMKNTKSNDEFFGSMKR
- the trxA gene encoding thioredoxin TrxA, whose amino-acid sequence is MSDKVVHVGDADFDSAVLNSKEPVLVDFWAEWCGPCKMIAPALDELADAYNGRAKIAKVNVDQNRALAAKYHVRSIPMLLVFKDGQVQAQQIGAVGKAQLAGMLDKALA
- the rhlB gene encoding ATP-dependent RNA helicase RhlB; protein product: MSDKPLTDLTFSSFELHPALQAGLEGAGFTRCTPIQALTLPVALPGGDVAGQAQTGTGKTLAFLVAVVNRLLTRPALADRKPEDPRALILAPTRELAIQIHKDAVKFGSDLGLRFALVYGGVDYDKQREILQQGVDVIIATPGRLIDYVKQHKVVSLHACEICVLDEADRMFDLGFIKDIRFLLRRMPERSTRQTLLFSATLSHRVLELAYEHMNEPQKLVVESESITAARVRQRIYFPADEEKIPLLLGLLSRSEGARTMVFVNTKVFVERVARSLEKAGYRVGVLSGDVPQKKRESLLNRFQKGQLEILVATDVAARGLHIDGIKYVYNYDLPFDAEDYVHRIGRTARLGEEGDAISFACERYAMGLPDIEAYIEQKIPVEAVTSEILTSLPRPERAPAEAGEDGDENESVGQIFREAREARAAEEQRRGGGSSSGRGGKPSAGGRGERRAPGERSADGKPRRERKPRVEGDAPVEGEVKPQAAVAQAAVAPADAPSAADSPAVEGERAPRKRRRRRHGRPVEGAEGAAPQASVTPVQVTAKPMRGTPAADPGASFLTRIGRKIRRMLSGS
- the ftsE gene encoding cell division ATP-binding protein FtsE; translation: MSVLRFDNVSKQYAGGHQALVDVSFDVAPGEMLFVTGHSGAGKSTLLKLIHLDERPSRGAVIFNERNLLKVRGGNIPRHRREVGAVYQDHRLLMDRSIAENVALPLILRGTRRADIGKRVRSVLERMGLGHREKALPSQLSAGEQQRVGIARAIVSEPRLLVADEPTGNLDPTLAAEIMALFAELPERGTSVLVVSHDLALLRHMRKRVLILDHGKLIDDISPQDLAE
- the ftsX gene encoding permease-like cell division protein FtsX, which translates into the protein MNAPTNKDAAAPSRLGVWLHHHGHSVVFSLGRAWRKPWATLLTIMVMALALALPLGLSIALDNLTHFAGSVQQSRDINLFLKTDTDAAAAGQVADSLRGRADVANVTVQTPEQGLQELRDGAGLGEAIDALHDNPLPTLLIVTPKAGADDARLAQSLEGLPQADLVQHDALWRKRLDAWLGFGARLVQVLSVLLGLGAALVVGNTVRLDIQARREEIGVLQLLGASDGFIRRPFLYLGAWYGLGAGAVALALIGVAGLALRPPLAALSESYASPFVLHGLDLLHSSFVLVGTVVLGWLGAWLVTGHFLRQTRPTET